The genomic window GACTAGGATTTTTACTTCTTAGTGCTCTATAAAAACTTAGATGATCAACAACAGCTTTTTGAATAAATCTATTTGAGATTAAAATTTGGAAAATATCTCCTGCTTTTATTTTTTCTTTTGCTTTTTTAATAGTCTCAAAAAATTGTTCTTTTGTGTAGTTAAATTTTCCATCATCAAGAGGTGTAGCTTTTTTTAATGGAGTAAATTCATAGTTACTTAGAAGTTCTTTTTCTATTAAATCTAAATCTTTTTCTTTTTCCGGCATTGAAGTTATAATTACTAATTTTGAAGTTTTATGTGAAAAACCTAGAATTATTTTAGGTCTTATTAAATCTAAATCAGGAATATGTAGTTGATCAACTAAAGAACTCATTGATTTTTTTAGTTTTGGTTCAAACTCTTTTCCTATATCATAACCCACATTCCCAATAAATCCATCAATTAGTCCAATTCCTAATTCTAAAGATTTATTTTTGTAAAATTCTTTGTCAAAATTTTTATAATATTTTTTTAAAAAAAATAAAGGATTAGAGTCTACTTCTGAAACTTCTTGTTTCTCATTTTTGTAAAAACAAGTTCCATTTTCATACCAAACTCTTTCTCTATCTCCAATAACTATATAAGAATGGTTCCCTGTACTTGAGTTAATTGTACTTTCATATAAAAATGTTATTTCATTTTCATATAATTTTTTAACTTTTTCATATATTGAAACAGGTGTGAATTGGTCTAAAAATAGCTCTTTACTATAAAAATTCATTAATATCTACTTTTTTAAAATTTAACTACAAATGCACTTGTTACATTTAGTTTTTGTTTTACATCATTTACATTTTCACTAGCAGCAGCTTTTGATGAATAAGGTCCAATTAATACTTTATTGTAAGAAATTCCTTTTACAACATCTTGATATATTTTATATTTAAAATTTTCAGATCTAATAGTATTAATATAACTATCTGATGGTTTTTTTGTAAATGCTCCAATTTGTATAAAATATCCACTTGAAATACTACTTGATGAAGATGAATTATTACTAGAAGGGGTATCAACTAAGTCTTTTATAGAAGATTTTTTTGTTTCAACTCTTTTTTGAACAATCTCTTCTTTTGGAACACTTACTGTTTTTTCTTTTGTACTAGCTTTACTTTTTTCAACTTTTTTTATAGTTTGATCAATCGCTTCATCTGAAATTCCTTTTGAAGGAGAGTAATTTTCTGCTTCTTTTTGTAAATTCTCAAAAGCTTGTAAATTAGTATTATCTTCAGGTTTAGTACTATCTTGTGTTTGACTTGGTGTTGTTCCTTGAATTTCTGGCACCATTGGTTCATTTGTATCTTTTTTTACTCTTTCATTAATGATTTTTTGAAAATTTTCTTCTATGTTGTCATTTTCAGATAATTTTTTCATTTCTGTTGAGTTTGCACCATTTGATGTGAATTGATCTTCTTTTGGTGCATCATTAGTTAAAAGGCGAATAATAATTATAGTTAATAAAAATAAAACTACAAGAACAATACCTAAAATTAGGTATTTTTTCTTATTGTCTTCATTTGAACTAATAGATGAACCAAGCATTATATTATCAAGCTCATGATCATTTTGATCTATATTATCATTTCTTTCCAAAATAACAGAGTCATTATTAATTGACATTTCTACTTCTTCAAGTTCATTTAACTTTCGTTCTAATTCTTCTCTTTCTTGTTGAATTTGAACTTTTTTTATAAACTCATCACCTTTTATCTGCATTACTTATCCTTATATAAAAAAGAGACTAGAAAGTCGATTTATTGTAAATCACAAAATTCCCAGCTAATTCTTCTAATTCTTTATTTATTTTTGCATGAAGAGCTGTATCTTCAATATTATCTAATACATCACAAATCTTATTTGCAATTATTTCAAACTCTTTCTCTTTCATCCCTCGTGCTGTTAATGCTGGAGATCCAATTCTTATACCACTTGTTACAAATGGACTTCTTGTCTCACCTGGAACTGTATTTTTATTTACTGTAATTCCAGCATTCCCTAAAGCTGCATCTGCATCTTTACCACTGAACGGTTTATTTAAAAAACTTACTAATACTAAGTGATTATCTGTTCCACCTGAAACTAAATCATATCCTCTTTTTATTAATACATCAGCTAATACTTTTATATTTGCTTTTACTTGTTTTGCGTAATCTTTCCATTTTGGATCTAAGATTTCTTTAAATGCTACTGCTTTTGCAGCAATTACATGAACAAGTGGTCCACCTTGAATTCCTGGGAAAATAGCTGAATTTATTTTTTTAGCAATATCTTCATCATTTGTTAAAATCATACCACCTCTTGGACCTCTTAAAGTCTTATGAGTTGTAGTTGTTACAACATGAGCATAAGGGAATGGACTCATATGTTCACCAGCAGCAACAAGACCAGCAATATGTGCAATATCAGCAAATAAAATTGCTCCTACAGCATCAGCTATTTCTCTAAATTTAGCAAAATCAATTTCTCTTGCGTATGCACTAGCTCCACAAACAATAATTTTTGGTTGAGCAATTTTAGCAATTTCCATAACTTTATCATAATTGATTCTACCATCAAGTTCAACACCATAATAAAATGCAGAATAGTTTTTACCAGAAAAACTTGGTTTTGATCCATGAGTTAAATGTCCACCATGAGATAAATCCATACCAAGGATTCTATCACCAGCATTTATTAATGCAGCATAAACAGCACCATTAGCTTGAGAACCCGAATGAGGTTGAACATTAGCATACGAACAACCAAAGATTTCACAAGCTCTGTCAATTGCTAATTGCTCAACAGCATCAGCAAACTCACAACCACCATAATATCTTTTGTAAGGATAACCTTCCGCATATTTGTTAGTAAAAACAGAACCCATAGCTTGCATAACAGCTGGACTTGTAAAGTTTTCACTTGCAATCATCTCTAAGTGATTTGTTTGTCTTTTTAATTCATTCTCGATTATGTCAAATACTTCTTTATCTGCTTGTTCTAGCGTTGCGTTTGTTATGTAATTCATTGATTATTCTCCTTGTTCATCTTCATAAAGATTTATTTCTTGTTTAATTGGTTTCATAGCTGGGAATAGTAATACATCTCTAATTGAGTGTTCATTTGTAAGCATCATTACTAATCTATCAATACCAATACCTTGACCTGCTGTTGGTGCCATACCATAAGATAAAGCATTTACAAAGTCTTCATCCATCTCATGAGCTTCATCATCTCCACCAGACTCTTTTGCTGCCATTTGACCTTCAAATCTTTGAAGTTGATCAAGTGGGTCATTTAACTCTGAGAATGCATTTGCAATCTCTTTTCCTGCAATAAATAATTCAAATCTATCAGTTAAATGTGGTTTTTCATCATTTCTTCTAGCAAGTGGAGAAATTTCAACAGGGTACTCTGTAATGAATGTTGGATTTATAAGTTTTGCTTCAACATATTCATCAAATAATTCACCCTGAAGTTGCCCAATATTCATTTTAGCATTTACTTCTAGTTTATTTTCTTTCATAAATGCAATAATTTTATCTTTATCTTCAACAATATCAGAAGGCACTCCACCAATTTCTACTAAAGATTGGATTAATGGAATTTCTGTAAATTTACCAAAATCTATTTTTAACTCTCCATAAGGTAAAACTGTTGGTAAGTCTAAATGTTCAAATAAATATTCAAAATACTCTTTTGTTAAAATAATTAAATCTTTATATGTTTTATAAGCCCAATAAAATTCAATTGAAGTAAATTCTGGATTATGTGTTGCATCCATTCCTTCATTTCTAAAGTTTCTATTGATTTCAAATACAGCTTCAAATCCACCCACGATTAATCTTTTTAAATATAACTCAGGAGCAATTCTTAAAAATCTATCAATTCCTAAAGCATTATGATGAGTAACAAATGGTTTTGCATTTGCTCCACCTGCAATTGGGTGCATCATTGGAGTTTCAACTTCTAAGAAACCTTTATTTTCAAAAAATCTTCTAGTTAAACTTATAACTTTTGATCTAATATGGAAAGTTTTTCGTACTTCTGAATTCATAATTAAATCTAAATATCTTTGTCTATATCTTAACTCTTTATCTTGAATACCATGATATTTTTCTGGAAGTGGTGAAATAGCTTTTGTAAGTATTTTTAAATCATTTGCATGAAGTGAAAGTTCACCATGTCCAGTTACAAAAGGAAATCCAGTTACTTCAACAATGTCTCCCACTTCAACAATTTTTTTGAAAATATCATTATAGAAACCTTCTGGTAAATGATCTCTTGACAGATATATTTGAAGAATTCCACTCTCATCTTCTATTTTTAAAAAAGAAGCTTTACCCATTAATCTAAAAAGTTTTATTCTTCCAGCAACTGTGTAAAATCTATTCTCATCTCTTTTATCTTCCATGTTTACAATATCACTATTTACATTTAGATATTTTGCAATTGTACAATTTCTTAAGCTTTCATTCGAATAAGGATTAATTCCTAGTTCTCTTAATTTTTCTGCTTTTTCTATTCTTTGTTGTATATATTTATTTTCAAACAATATTAAATCCCTTTATTTATTTTCTTCTGATTTGTTAGCTATACTTTTTAATTTATCTCTCGTAGTATCAATTTGTTCTTGAGTTGCTGCTTTTGTTTCTTCAAATTTTTCTTGAATATTATTTACAATCTCTTCTTGAACAGCACCTTTTACACTTTGAGTAGTTGATTCAACACCTTCTTTTATACTGTTTTTAGTTTCATCTAAAATCTCAGAAGTTTTTGCTGAATCTATTACTTTGTCAACGCTATTTGTAATTACACTTGTATCAAGTTTAATTATGTATGAACCAACACTTATTAAATGGGGCATTACATAAGAATTTGCAAATTTTTCATCTATTAATTTTCTAAATGATTGAACTTGATATAAAGCATATGCAATAACTGAAAATATTAAAAATACTTTTGCTGCACCAAATAAAAATCCAAAAATCCTATCCACAACACCTAATCCACTTGCAGAAAAGATTTTACTAACAATTACGCCAAGAAAATAAACAATTAACCAAAAACCAATTAGTGCAATAATAAAACCAATTAATTTTATAGTTGCTTCACTTTGAATAGCTAAAATTGGAGCAATTGCATCTCCAACATCTTTTGAAATTCTTGATGCCACAAAAATCGCACCAATGATACCAACAATTCCAAATATTTCTTTTATTAATCCTCTAAATAGTCCTTTAAGTCCCAATATTAGAGTAATAGTTATAATAATTAAGTCAAAAATAGAAAAATCTTGCATACCGCCCCTTTTCTTATAATTCGTGCATTGTATCTAATCTTTACAAAATAGAAGTTTAATTAAAATCAATAATAAAACTTGCCCCTGTATAATTCTTGTTTTCATAAGTATAAGTTACATTTTTTATATCAATTTTATAACCTAAATTTTTAACAAAAATTTCATTTACTATATATAATCCAAGTCCAACCCCAAAAGCTTCATGTTTCGTTGTAAAATATGGTTCTAGAATTTTTGAAATAATATCTTCATTTATTCCATTTGCTGAATCTTTTATTTCTAAGATTTTATTTTTAAATTCAATAAATATAAATCTATCATTGATATCTTTATTGGAAATTAATGCGTGAATAGAATTATCTAAAATATTAAAAATTGCTTGTGAAAAATCACTTTTATTACAATTTAAAATTAAATCATTATCATAAACTAATGAACATTTTATATTATTTTCTTTTAAAATTAAATGTAAAAAGTTTTTAGTATTCATAACACTTTCTACTAATTGAAAGTTTGTTATTTCTCCTTCTTTATTAAAAAAATTTGTAAAATTTTCTATTGTAAGAGATAATTTATTTGTATTATCAATTATTGAATCGCACGATTCATTAAAAGTAATATCATTTAGTAAATTTAGCTCTTTTTGAAGTTTCATTCCACTTGTAATCGTACTTATAACACTTAAAGGTTGTCTCCACTGATGAGCAATATGATTAAGAGTATCTGAAATAGCAGCAATTTTTGATTGTTGAAAGAGTATTCTGTCTTTTTCTTTGTTATTTTCTATTTGTAATATTTCTTGAGTTATATCTGTTAAAGTAACAATAATTAATTCTTGAAGTTTAAATTTTGAGCATTTAATAGAAAAATGTGTTATTTCATTTTTCATATTTTTCATGGCAACTCTAAAGTTTTTTGTTGGATTTGCAAGTATATACTCTGCCCAATTTTTTCCATTATAATATTTTTCAATGATATATATGTCATCTTTCATATCAATAAAAGAAGTACAAATACACTTATATTTTTTTACAAAACTGCTTAAATCATTTGTATCACTAAAGAATTCGTACAATCTTTGATTTGAATCAATTAATTCAATCCCATTTGTAATTACAATTATATTTTGTTGAGAATTAAGAATTGATTCTTTTTTTTGTTCTTGAATTTTCAACTGTTTTAGATAATTTGAATATAAATAAAGTAAAAAAGAGAAGAAAATAATTATCAATGCAATCACAGAAATCATTATAATTTGAATTTTAAAAGATTTCACTATTTGAATATCAATATCATTTAAATCCACAAAATTTATAATGTCTCCTAATCTTTCATGTTTATCATTAAAAAGATTATATTTTGAAATTAAATAATTTTTTTCAATTATGTAAGTATCAATATTTAAATAGTTTTCTATTTTATTGTTACTAAGATAATTAATTAAGTCTTTATCAGCATTTTTATTTGCTATATAATAGTCACCTATAAATGTTTTTGTGTAAGGAAGTTTGAGAACTTCTTTATATTTTTTATCTGTAATTACAATCGAATTAATATTATTTTCTTTTAAATCATTAGCAATTGAATCAAAATGGCTAATTACTTCAATTGCTCCTAAAAAATTATTTTCTTTATCAAGAATAGGTGATCTGGCTTTTATTGTCATTGAATATAAAGCTACACTGATCGAAGTTGAAATTGTTTTATTTTCAATAAAATTCTTTAAATCTTTTCTAAAAAGAAGATTATCTCCTTTTTTATCAGTCCATGAACGATAGATACTATTTCCATTTTTATCAACAATTTGAATCCAAATATTTTTGAATTTCGTATTATCTCTCATTTGTTGGGAAATTTCTTTGTAATTAAAATTATCATATTGCCCATTGATAATAAATTTTTGTAATTCATTATCTTTAGCAAGTGCTAAAGCTATTGATAAAGTGGCATCTCTTTTATTTTTTAAAAAATTATCAGTTAATTTTAAAATATTTTTATTTGTTGAATCATAAATAGAAGTTAGAAGAGTTTTTTGTTTATCTAAAATATAGTAGTACGTTCCTGAGACTATAAATATAGTTAAAATTAAAAATGAGATGATAGCAATGAAAATATTTTTTTTATTTTTGTACATTAATTATAGACTTATTAGTAGATTTATATGTATTGATTGTATTAAAAGATAACTTTTCTTTTGATTAAGGTTTTCATTTAGAATTAATAAATTTGTGATAAAATCACACCATGATAAAAAGATACCCAACTAAACAAATATTCGTCGGAAATGTACCGATTGGTGGCGATGCTGCTATTCCTGTACAATCAATGACATTCACAAAAACATCAGATGTAAAAGCAACAGTTGAACAAATTACAGCTTTACATTTTGCTGGTGCTGATATAGTAAGAGTTGCTGTTCCAAATATGGAAGCAGCCTTAGCGTTAAAAGAGATTAAATCACAAGTTTCACTACCACTTGTAGCAGACATTCATTTTCATTATAAATTAGCTTTAATTGCTGCTGAAGTTGTAGATTGTATTAGAATAAATCCTGGAAATATTGGAGATAGAAAAAGAGTTCAAGAAGTTGTTAAGGCTTGTATAGAGCGAAATATACCTATTAGAATTGGAGTAAATTCAGGGTCGCTTGAAAAACAGTTTGAAGATAAATATGGACAAACACCTGAGGGTATGGTTGCAAGTGCTGATTATAATATCAAATATCTTGAAGATTTAGGTTTTACAAATATGAAAATTTCTCTAAAAGCTAGTGATGTTCAAAGAACAGTTGAAGCTTATAGAAGATTAAGACCTATGAATAACTATCCATTTCACCTTGGAGTAACAGAAGCTGGAACACAATTTCACTCAACAATCAAATCTTCAATTGCTTTAGGTTCACTTTTACTTGATGGAATAGGTGATACTTTAAGAGTTTCAATGACTGGAGAACTTGAAGAAGAGATAAAAGTAGGGCGTGCAATTTTAAAAGATGTTGGAATTGCAAAAGATGGTTTGAATATTGTTTCATGTCCTACTTGTGGAAGAATTGAAGCAGATTTAGTAAGTGCAGTTAGTGAAATAGAAAAAAGAACAAAACATATAAAAACTCCACTTGATGTTTCAGTTATGGGTTGTGTTGTAAATGCAATCGGAGAAGCAAAATCTGCTGATGTTGCAATTGCTTTTGGAAAAGGAAGCGGACTTGTAATGAAAAAAGGTGAAATTATTGCCAAATTGTCAGGAGATGCGTTGATAAATAGATTTATAGAAGAAGTTGAAATCGAAGCAGAAAAAAGAAAATAATGGATAGCGTATATAGTATAAATATAGAAAGAGCTGTTTTAAGTTCTATTTTATTTAACCCTGAAGAACTTGAAGATGTTTTAGGCGTATTAAAACCTAAAGATTTTTATTTACCTGCACATAAAAAAATATTTGAGGTAATGGTAAAACTTCATAACGATGATATGCCCATTGATGAAGAATTTATAAGAAAAAGAGTTGATGCAAAAGATGTTGATGACTCAATTTTATTAGAAATTTTATCAGCTAATCCAATTACGAATACTTTAGCATATGTAAGAGAAATCAAAGATGGTTCAGTAAAAAGAGAGTTAGCAACACTCGCAACAACAATAAAAAAAGTAGCCATTGAAGAAGAAATGAGTGCAAATGAAGCACTTGATACAATTCAAGGT from Arcobacter venerupis includes these protein-coding regions:
- a CDS encoding anthranilate synthase component I family protein — its product is MNFYSKELFLDQFTPVSIYEKVKKLYENEITFLYESTINSSTGNHSYIVIGDRERVWYENGTCFYKNEKQEVSEVDSNPLFFLKKYYKNFDKEFYKNKSLELGIGLIDGFIGNVGYDIGKEFEPKLKKSMSSLVDQLHIPDLDLIRPKIILGFSHKTSKLVIITSMPEKEKDLDLIEKELLSNYEFTPLKKATPLDDGKFNYTKEQFFETIKKAKEKIKAGDIFQILISNRFIQKAVVDHLSFYRALRSKNPSPYLFLLQFEKFTIAGSSPEVMIRLVDGHLLLRPIAGTRKRGRTLEKDLEMENELINDIKERAEHLMLVDLGRNDVGRVARPGTVKVTDLMRIEKYSHVMHIVSDVEAIIDDKYDMFDLFMATFTAGTMTGAPKIRAMELIAEFEGIKRNFYSGSIAYFGFDGNMDSAITIRTTMLTEDTVIFQAGAGVVADSNPDDEYLEVHNKLAANISTLKDLF
- a CDS encoding SPOR domain-containing protein; the protein is MQIKGDEFIKKVQIQQEREELERKLNELEEVEMSINNDSVILERNDNIDQNDHELDNIMLGSSISSNEDNKKKYLILGIVLVVLFLLTIIIIRLLTNDAPKEDQFTSNGANSTEMKKLSENDNIEENFQKIINERVKKDTNEPMVPEIQGTTPSQTQDSTKPEDNTNLQAFENLQKEAENYSPSKGISDEAIDQTIKKVEKSKASTKEKTVSVPKEEIVQKRVETKKSSIKDLVDTPSSNNSSSSSSISSGYFIQIGAFTKKPSDSYINTIRSENFKYKIYQDVVKGISYNKVLIGPYSSKAAASENVNDVKQKLNVTSAFVVKF
- a CDS encoding serine hydroxymethyltransferase, with the protein product MNYITNATLEQADKEVFDIIENELKRQTNHLEMIASENFTSPAVMQAMGSVFTNKYAEGYPYKRYYGGCEFADAVEQLAIDRACEIFGCSYANVQPHSGSQANGAVYAALINAGDRILGMDLSHGGHLTHGSKPSFSGKNYSAFYYGVELDGRINYDKVMEIAKIAQPKIIVCGASAYAREIDFAKFREIADAVGAILFADIAHIAGLVAAGEHMSPFPYAHVVTTTTHKTLRGPRGGMILTNDEDIAKKINSAIFPGIQGGPLVHVIAAKAVAFKEILDPKWKDYAKQVKANIKVLADVLIKRGYDLVSGGTDNHLVLVSFLNKPFSGKDADAALGNAGITVNKNTVPGETRSPFVTSGIRIGSPALTARGMKEKEFEIIANKICDVLDNIEDTALHAKINKELEELAGNFVIYNKSTF
- the lysS gene encoding lysine--tRNA ligase, with amino-acid sequence MLFENKYIQQRIEKAEKLRELGINPYSNESLRNCTIAKYLNVNSDIVNMEDKRDENRFYTVAGRIKLFRLMGKASFLKIEDESGILQIYLSRDHLPEGFYNDIFKKIVEVGDIVEVTGFPFVTGHGELSLHANDLKILTKAISPLPEKYHGIQDKELRYRQRYLDLIMNSEVRKTFHIRSKVISLTRRFFENKGFLEVETPMMHPIAGGANAKPFVTHHNALGIDRFLRIAPELYLKRLIVGGFEAVFEINRNFRNEGMDATHNPEFTSIEFYWAYKTYKDLIILTKEYFEYLFEHLDLPTVLPYGELKIDFGKFTEIPLIQSLVEIGGVPSDIVEDKDKIIAFMKENKLEVNAKMNIGQLQGELFDEYVEAKLINPTFITEYPVEISPLARRNDEKPHLTDRFELFIAGKEIANAFSELNDPLDQLQRFEGQMAAKESGGDDEAHEMDEDFVNALSYGMAPTAGQGIGIDRLVMMLTNEHSIRDVLLFPAMKPIKQEINLYEDEQGE
- a CDS encoding CvpA family protein; amino-acid sequence: MQDFSIFDLIIITITLILGLKGLFRGLIKEIFGIVGIIGAIFVASRISKDVGDAIAPILAIQSEATIKLIGFIIALIGFWLIVYFLGVIVSKIFSASGLGVVDRIFGFLFGAAKVFLIFSVIAYALYQVQSFRKLIDEKFANSYVMPHLISVGSYIIKLDTSVITNSVDKVIDSAKTSEILDETKNSIKEGVESTTQSVKGAVQEEIVNNIQEKFEETKAATQEQIDTTRDKLKSIANKSEENK
- a CDS encoding ATP-binding protein produces the protein MYKNKKNIFIAIISFLILTIFIVSGTYYYILDKQKTLLTSIYDSTNKNILKLTDNFLKNKRDATLSIALALAKDNELQKFIINGQYDNFNYKEISQQMRDNTKFKNIWIQIVDKNGNSIYRSWTDKKGDNLLFRKDLKNFIENKTISTSISVALYSMTIKARSPILDKENNFLGAIEVISHFDSIANDLKENNINSIVITDKKYKEVLKLPYTKTFIGDYYIANKNADKDLINYLSNNKIENYLNIDTYIIEKNYLISKYNLFNDKHERLGDIINFVDLNDIDIQIVKSFKIQIIMISVIALIIIFFSFLLYLYSNYLKQLKIQEQKKESILNSQQNIIVITNGIELIDSNQRLYEFFSDTNDLSSFVKKYKCICTSFIDMKDDIYIIEKYYNGKNWAEYILANPTKNFRVAMKNMKNEITHFSIKCSKFKLQELIIVTLTDITQEILQIENNKEKDRILFQQSKIAAISDTLNHIAHQWRQPLSVISTITSGMKLQKELNLLNDITFNESCDSIIDNTNKLSLTIENFTNFFNKEGEITNFQLVESVMNTKNFLHLILKENNIKCSLVYDNDLILNCNKSDFSQAIFNILDNSIHALISNKDINDRFIFIEFKNKILEIKDSANGINEDIISKILEPYFTTKHEAFGVGLGLYIVNEIFVKNLGYKIDIKNVTYTYENKNYTGASFIIDFN
- the ispG gene encoding flavodoxin-dependent (E)-4-hydroxy-3-methylbut-2-enyl-diphosphate synthase — its product is MIKRYPTKQIFVGNVPIGGDAAIPVQSMTFTKTSDVKATVEQITALHFAGADIVRVAVPNMEAALALKEIKSQVSLPLVADIHFHYKLALIAAEVVDCIRINPGNIGDRKRVQEVVKACIERNIPIRIGVNSGSLEKQFEDKYGQTPEGMVASADYNIKYLEDLGFTNMKISLKASDVQRTVEAYRRLRPMNNYPFHLGVTEAGTQFHSTIKSSIALGSLLLDGIGDTLRVSMTGELEEEIKVGRAILKDVGIAKDGLNIVSCPTCGRIEADLVSAVSEIEKRTKHIKTPLDVSVMGCVVNAIGEAKSADVAIAFGKGSGLVMKKGEIIAKLSGDALINRFIEEVEIEAEKRK